A genome region from Brassica oleracea var. oleracea cultivar TO1000 chromosome C2, BOL, whole genome shotgun sequence includes the following:
- the LOC106325621 gene encoding VAN3-binding protein, which translates to MELSLALTSTDHHHQVNNNPSPSEAHPDTMDFLSREWCNFAVQSLQPDHIIYDRSIVPVETSIARFQGDLSLVPCGTMDKSMKMDDPDFKPSMPSWKTNDVKSWIWMQQAMHPELSYDGFFRKKLKLPWKITPSIKKWWKEIKAKRKEEVRLQRAEVHAAVSLAGLAAALAAIASENAGKDSGNGRPTAKETAVASAAAVVAAQCAEMAETMGANRDQLSTMIGSAMTGTSVSEILTLTASATTSLRGAATLKARRSCKINRLNGSAPVLPIEDSSDLPPEFDKNTSLLAQGTDLLVERPDGDFKVRTVSMVLNKDGKVILKMKKHNLLRTKKECIVTNVHVELYKDSETEENNIEDTCYLIVLKTNIGDIKLDMADDYGRYKTWVTTIQHMLTLSCSSSFHTNYDLTFYNKN; encoded by the exons ATGGAACTATCTCTAGCATTAACATCAACAGATCATCATCATCAGGTTAACAATAATCCATCACCTTCAGAAGCACATCCAGACACTATGGACTTTCTATCTCGAGAATGGTGTAATTTTGCTGTTCAGTCGCTTCAGCCCGACCATATTATCTACGACCGTTCCATTGTCCCCGTAGAGACATCAATCGCCAGGTTTCAAGGCGACTTAAGTCTTGTTCCTTGTGGT ACGATGGATAAGAGTATGAAGATGGACGATCCAGATTTTAAGCCCTCGATGCCTTCATGGAAAACCAATGATGTCAAG TCATGGATATGGATGCAACAAGCAATGCATCCGGAATTGAGCTACGATGGCTTCTTCCGCAAGAAACTT AAACTTCCTTGGAAGATTACACCATCGATAAAGAAATGGTGGAAAGAGATTAAGGCCAAACGAAAGGAAGAAGTGAGGCTACAGAGAGCTGAAGTCCACGCCGCCGTTTCATTAGCCGGTCTGGCCGCCGCCCTCGCCGCGATAGCTTCAGAGAACGCGGGAAAAGACAGTGGAAATGGTCGACCAACAGCTAAAGAGACAGCCGTGGCTTCTGCAGCCGCTGTGGTGGCGGCACAGTGTGCTGAGATGGCAGAGACAATGGGAGCAAACAGAGACCAGCTCAGCACAATGATTGGTTCCGCTATGACTGGGACAAGTGTCAGTGAGATACTCACTCTCACTGCCTCAGCTACAACTT CTTTGAGAGGTGCTGCGACGTTGAAAGCAAGAAGAAGTTGCAAGATCAACAGATTGAACGGCTCTGCGCCTGTGTTACCTATCGAAGACTCCTCTGATTTGCCTCCTGAATTTGACAAGAACACGTCCCTTCTTGCTCAAGGAACCGATCTCTTAGTTGAGAGACCAGATG GTGATTTCAAGGTTAGGACAGTGTCTATGGTCTTAAACAAGGATGGAAAG GTGATTCTCAAAATGAAGAAACATAACCTACTCAGGACTAAGAAAGAAT GTATTGTGACGAATGTTCATGTGGAGCTTTATAAAGATTCGGAGACTGAAGAGAACAACATAGAAGACACTTGTTATCTCATTGTCCTGAAGACGAACATAGGAGATATCAAACTAGACATGGCGGATGATTACGGTCGTTACAAGACATGGGTCACAACGATCCAACACATGCTCACTCTTTCTTGTTCTTCTTCATTCCATACAAATTACGATCTCACTTTCTACAACAAAAACTGA
- the LOC106324728 gene encoding uncharacterized protein LOC106324728 — translation MEYLLPAYTGQFDFPPPPLEAVGSFRKYKRPTTSSFSPIYNMSTETTTDVPDVARHRDADTTAAEETAEGAADAERDARLPRRRRGLGQSRSCSPDDHHGSVAFILT, via the exons ATGGAGTACCTTCTACCCGCTTACACCGGCCAGTTTGACTTCCCACCACCACCACTTGAAG CTGTAGGTAGTTTTCGCAAGTACAAGAGGCCCACCACCTCCAGCTTCAGTCCCATCTATAACATGTCTACTGAGACTACTACAGACGTTCCCGACGTTGCTAGACACAGGGACGCAGACACTACAGCTGCAGAGGAGACAGCCGAAGGAGCAGCAGATGCAGAGCGTGATGCACGCCTTCCTAGGCGAAGGCGAGGACTGGGGCAGAGCAGGAGTTGCAGTCCTGATGACCACCACGGATCAGTAGCATTCATATTAACATGA
- the LOC106323367 gene encoding uncharacterized protein LOC106323367 — protein sequence MEAVPKIGKLCGKKLDKGFKDGPRCINWMGAANVSYEEIIRLEEVITPKDDIYPYISWTGNYDVVKAQAFRRDDNVEDDIIKVLMEMIKKGHDFSEHVWETEENEVISVSLDDESAVNDEASVNVEAAESDDDFQTPKGSKNVGSRSKRGKKRLPDRGMEKRKHKDTETDGRDI from the exons ATGGAAGCGGTACCAAAAATTGGGAAGCTTTGTGGAAAAAAGCTGGATAAGGGTTTCAAGGACGGTCCTAGATGCATAAACTGGATGGGAGCTGCGAATGTGTCATATGAGGAGATCATTCGCTTGGAGGAGGTTATTACACCCAAG GATGACATCTACCCATACATCTCATGGACAGGAAATTATGATGTTGTCAAAGCTCAGGCGTTTCGCAGAGATGATAATGTGGAGGATGATATAATCAAGGTTCTGATGGAGATGATAAAGAAGGGGCATGATTTTAGTGAGCATGTTTGGGAAACTGAAGAAAATGAAGTGATTTCTGTATCTCTCGATGACGAATCAGCTGTGAATGATGAAGCAAGCGTGAATGTTGAAGCAGCCGAGAGTGATGACGACTTTCAGACTCCGAAAGGATCAAAAAACGTTGGTTCTAGATCAAAGAGGGGTAAAAAGAGGCTTCCCGATCGTGGTATGGAGAAGAGAAAGCATAAG GATACAGAAACAGATGGCCGAGACATTTGA
- the LOC106324902 gene encoding putative F-box protein At4g17565, protein MEMRSPKLRKREEAATAKWSNLCLDVIQMVLEKLSATDFNRAKAVCSGWLSASRQSVRKQNQTPWLILFPYERSYGYSCRMLNPGEKGLVYRSRNLGVEFTQSRCIATCGSWLLMYLVRGGRPKLYILNPLSRDRINLPPLESCKSDNIFSAKRFCIGDQQPRRESVLTDLSSEWEKSVLWVEERCKNYLVVWSHGARLFFSKKGDNVWRMFHVRIIGLTDFVCKGLMLYMYIRLSFIDIYDFSGDSPVALTHPPYPFYRRPRFLSPFIINRIAVTTSGEALLVTIYNIHKTSRTFYVYKMNHATNKWDEMASLGDQALILDLGITVSAKDVQGFKSNSIYCSGVGFGTDHIFIYSLATRKVEPFMASTNKFFDARWFIPNV, encoded by the coding sequence ATGGAGATGCGTAGCCCGAAGCTCCGTAAACGCGAAGAAGCTGCGACGGCGAAGTGGTCGAATCTTTGTCTGGATGTGATCCAGATGGTGTTGGAGAAACTGAGCGCCACCGATTTCAATCGAGCCAAGGCCGTTTGCTCGGGATGGCTGTCTGCATCTAGACAAAGCGTGCGAAAACAGAATCAAACCCCATGGCTGATTCTCTTCCCTTACGAGAGATCTTACGGCTATTCTTGTCGCATGTTGAATCCTGGGGAGAAAGGTTTGGTGTACAGAAGTCGAAACCTGGGTGTGGAGTTCACGCAGAGTCGGTGCATTGCCACTTGCGGAAGCTGGCTCCTTATGTATCTTGTTCGTGGCGGTCGACCCAAGCTTTACATTCTAAACCCCTTGAGCCGGGACAGAATCAATCTACCTCCTCTGGAGTCCTGCAAAAGCGACAATATCTTCTCGGCTAAACGTTTTTGTATCGGCGACCAACAACCCAGAAGAGAAAGTGTACTCACTGACCTCTCATCCGAGTGGGAAAAATCAGTTTTGTGGGTAGAAGAAAGATGCAAAAATTACTTAGTGGTTTGGTCACATGGGGCTCGTCTTTTCTTCTCCAAGAAAGGAGACAATGTTTGGAGGATGTTTCATGTCCGGATTATTGGGTTAACCGACTTTGTATGCAAAGGCCTCATGCTCTACATGTATATTAGGCTTTCTTTCATTGACATCTATGACTTCTCTGGGGACTCTCCTGTTGCTCTAACCCATCCTCCATATCCCTTCTACCGTCGTCCTCGTTTCTTGTCCCCTTTCATAATCAACAGGATTGCTGTTACTACATCTGGTGAGGCTCTCTTGGTCACAATATACAATATCCACAAAACCTCCCGCACCTTCTACGTCTACAAGATGAACCATGCCACCAACAAATGGGATGAAATGGCTTCTTTGGGCGACCAGGCTTTGATCCTCGACCTTGGAATCACCGTCTCTGCCAAAGATGTTCAAGGATTCAAGTCAAATTCTATCTATTGTAGTGGTGTCGGTTTTGGCACTGATCATATATTTATCTACAGTCTCGCTACTCGCAAGGTAGAACCATTTATGGCTTCAACTAACAAGTTCTTTGATGCTCGGTGGTTCATCCCGAATGTGTGA